A segment of the Calditrichota bacterium genome:
GTCACACTGGCAATTCGGGGCAAGCATCCGAAATGCCACACATTCCGCCCTGAAGCGCGGGCACGAACCCCTTCCTCAGGTGCTGGATGCCGGATTGGAATACCGGCCGTTTTCCACATTTCGCTTCGCGTTTCAAATCAGTCAAGAAACCGGTTTTCCGCCATGTTTCCGATCAGGGATTGAGTGGACACTTGCAAAGCAGCTGATTTTGCGTTCCGGCTATTTGACGGAACCCGGCCGTTTTACGCTTGGTTGCGGTTTCTATTGGGGACCATTTCGCCTGGATTATGCCTGGGCGTCGCATCTTCTGCTGGGAGGAACCCATCATGTTTCGGTTGGAATTCAGTTCTGAACAGGGTGCTTCACCGCTTCTTTTAAACCGTATTTTGGGGGCCAAGAAAAATGAAACTTCTTTCCTGGAGATTTGCCGTTCTGATGGTCATGTTTGTTGAAGGGGGTATGTTCACCACCACCCTTGAGTCGATTGCCTGGGCACAGGAATCTTTTGAATTGGATCTGCTTCCCGGCGAAAACGAACGAAATCTTGATTTTTGGTACGAACAAATCGAAGCGGCGAGGCTCCATCCGATTTCCCTCAATTCCGCCTCAATTGATGAGCTGGAGCAAATCCCGGGGGTTCCGAAAAGGCTTGCCGAATTCCTAATCCGCTACCGGGACCAACACGGCCCCTTTCGGTCGAAATCAGAGGTCAGACAGGTGCTGCATCTTTCGGATGATGACTGGGCCTGGTTTTCAAAATTTATTTCGGTTAAGACGCAACACCCGCGAATGGGCGTTTGGCTGCGTTCCCGTTTCTCCGGCAAGAATTCAAGGCCTTTTCAGGGAGAAAAATTGCACAGCTACCAGCGTTTCCAATTTGCAGCGGATTTGCCCTTTTCCGGTGGGGTTTTACTGGAAAAGGATCCCCTTGAGGCCCGATGGACGGACCATGCGGCGGGCTACGTGCGCGCTAAAATTGGGCGGTCTGTGTCTCTGTTTATCGGGGATTTTTTCCCCGCATTTGGCCAGGGAATTTTGTTGAGTTTACCGTATTCGCTGGGCAAAAGTGTGTCTCCTGCCGAAATCCTGAAAATCCATCCCGGCCGAGTCCGCGGTGATGTTTCTGCTATTGAGGATCATTTTTTCCGGGGATTGGCGGGGTCCGTGACCCTCAAAATTCTGACACTGTACGCATTTCGGGCCCGAAATGCCTGGGATGGCCGGATTGATTCCCTTTCGGGAATTGGAACCCTGGAAGCACCCGTTGTTCACGTAGGTTCCCATTTGAATCAGAAAAACCGTATTCACGAAACAGTTACGGGAGTCCATCTTGAATCCGGTTGGAGAAAGCTTTCGGCAGGTGTCACGGTCCTTCACTCAGCGTTTTCTTGCCCGGTCGTCGGGTTAAAGAATGATGTGCCGTTCGGATCGCTTCGTTATTTGGGAGGCGATTTCCGCGCCTCTTACCGAATATTACAAATAGCCGGAGAATGGGCCCATTTGGCCGGAAGAGGACGGTCCTTTCTTGTAGGCGGAATACTTGAAACCCGTCCGATGACCTGGGTCGTGGCCGTAAGAAATTACGGCGAGCAGTTCTGGAATCCCCACGGATTTGTTTTTGGCGAACAAGGAATTCCACAGAACGAAAAGGGTTGGTATGCGGGTTTTGTACTAAAGCCTCGTTCCCGCACACAAATTCGGTCGTTTTTAGACCTGTTTTTAGTGCCTCAAATAAATAGAGCCGTAACTCCGTCTCCATCCGGAAAGGAATGGGGCTTTCGTTGGCAGGCGTTGGCAGGAAAAGTGGGCATCGGCTCTCCGGACCTATTTTGTAATTTCCTTTAAAGAAAAAACAAAGGCCATGCGGATTGTAAAGAACGGTTGGGATGTGAGAACTGTTTTGGCCCCCCAAAAGCGTACCCGAATTCAGTTGGTCTGGTGGCTGCATCCCGACAAACGCTGGACGACAAAGGGCCAGATTCAGGCGGTACAGGTACGATGGATATCCCCTGATGCGGAATGGACAGGGGTTCAAAGGGGCTACCTGCTTTCGGAAGAAATGGCCTGTACCTTCCATGCCGGAAGCCGTCTTTCTGCGGGCTGGACGCTTTTCAATACGGGCAGCTACACCAGCCGGATGTATGCCTACGAGCCGGGTCTTCCGGGGGAGTTTTCGATCAAACTGTTTTACGGAAAGGGGTCGCGGGTCTGGGTTGGACTCCGATGGAATATTTTTTCGAAAGCCATTTTTTCTCTCAAATATTTTACGGAATACCGGCGTGAGAAACCCGGCGTGAATTATCGGATTGAGTCCAAAGAAACACCTCCTCAAAAGGGATTTGCCCTTCAACTGGATTTTCACAGCTGAATTGCAGTCTCTTTTCTCCTAACTGCCTTTGTGTTTTCGTGTCTTGGTGGCTATTACTGATTCAGAATAAAATGAACGTTGTATTTTGAAAGAGATTTTAGTAATTTATGATATCGAAAGAACCCGATCCGAAATGATTGAATTTTTCTGCTTTCCTTTTTTACAATTTCTGAAGTTGGGACACTTAAACAAACCAAACACGAACGGCTTCTACGGGGCAGGCAATGGCCAAAGATAAAAAAAATATCACTTCCCTTTTTGCGAATGTTGTGTTTCCCATTCCGGTCGACCATGCCTTTTCGTACGAGGTGCCCGAAGATTTTCGGGACATTATACGCGTGGGAAGCCGGGTATTGGCCCCGTTCGGGCGCCGCAAATTGACCGGATTTGTGGTGGAGCTGACGTCCGAAATTGAATTTACGGAAGTTAAACCCATTGCCGACGTTCTGGACGACACCCCTATTTTTTCGCAAGAAATGCTCCAACTGGCTCGCTGGATTGCCGGCTATTACCTCTCCTCGTGGGGTGAAGTGCTGGAAGCCACGCTGCCCAAAGGCATTAATCTGGAGAGTAAACGGATCGTCCGGTTAGTGGGTGAGTGGCAGGTAGAACAGCTGAAATCTCTCCCGGATGTTTCGGACAATCAACGGAAAATTCTTCAGGCGCTTTTCAATAATGGGGCATTAAGTTTTCAGCAACTACGCCGCAAAATCGGGTCGCAAAATCTCTCCTACAATCTAACGCAGCTTCAAAAAAAAGGCTACATTTCCGTTCAGGAAATCGTTTCCCGGGCTAAAACCCGCGAGCGGACGATGAATTTCATTCAACTTGCGCCGGATTGGCTTACGTCCCACAACCTGGACGACGAGATTACCGGTTTTATGCTGAAACATTCCCGTCAGGCGGAAATCCTAAAAATCCTGAGGGATTTTCCGGAGGGATTATTCCAGGTGGATTTGCTGAAACAAGCGCAGATCAGCCTTTCCGGTTTAAAAAGCCTGTTGCGCAAGGGGATCATCACGGTTTCGCAAAGGGAGGTTTTTCGCGACTACTATCAGCATGTGCAGCCGGAAACGCCGGAATCCATCACCCTGAACAAAGACCAGCGTCGGGCACTTGATGAAATTGAATCCCACATTCAAAAGGGGACGTTCCAGACCTTTTTGCTATTCGGGGTTACGGGAAGCGGAAAAACACAGGTTTACATGGAGGCCATTGCAAAGGTATTGAGCCTGGGGAAAACGGCTATTGTGCTGGTACCGGAAATTTCACTCACACCACAAACGGTAAAACGCTTTAAGGATTTTTTTGGGAATGATGTGGCGGTGCTTCACAGCCGGATGTCTTCAGGAGAACGGTATGATTCCTGGCGGAGGATTCAGCGCGGCGACTTTCATATTGTCATTGGCCCGCGTTCAGCGGTCTTTGCGCCGCTTAAGAACATTGGCCTGATCGTTGTGGATGAAGAACAGGAAGCCACCTACAAGCAATACGACATGGCTCCCCGATATCATGCCCGGGATGTGGCGATTGTTCGGGCAAAAATGAATAATGCTCTGGTTATTTTGGGGTCGGCCACACCCAGCGTAGAAAGCTTTTTTAATGCGGAACACAAGAAATATGCTCTTTTGTCGCTTCCGGGGCGGGTAGAGGATATTCCCATGCCTGAGGTAGAGATTGTGGACATGTCGAAGGAGCATCAGAAACGAAAACACGGCGAACCCACCGTTTTTTCCTCCCGGCTGCTGGAAAAAATTGCCGAAAAATTAACGCTTCGTGAGCAGGTGATTCTGCTTCAAAACAGACGGGGCTTTTCCACCTACATTGTGTGCCAGGACTGCGGGTATATTGAAAAGTGCATTCACTGTGACATTACCCTGACCTACCACCGGGAAGGCAACAAGCTGATGTGTCACTATTGCAACTACCAAAAAGCGGCGCCTGAGGTGTGCCCGAACTGCGGCG
Coding sequences within it:
- a CDS encoding helix-hairpin-helix domain-containing protein, whose product is MKLLSWRFAVLMVMFVEGGMFTTTLESIAWAQESFELDLLPGENERNLDFWYEQIEAARLHPISLNSASIDELEQIPGVPKRLAEFLIRYRDQHGPFRSKSEVRQVLHLSDDDWAWFSKFISVKTQHPRMGVWLRSRFSGKNSRPFQGEKLHSYQRFQFAADLPFSGGVLLEKDPLEARWTDHAAGYVRAKIGRSVSLFIGDFFPAFGQGILLSLPYSLGKSVSPAEILKIHPGRVRGDVSAIEDHFFRGLAGSVTLKILTLYAFRARNAWDGRIDSLSGIGTLEAPVVHVGSHLNQKNRIHETVTGVHLESGWRKLSAGVTVLHSAFSCPVVGLKNDVPFGSLRYLGGDFRASYRILQIAGEWAHLAGRGRSFLVGGILETRPMTWVVAVRNYGEQFWNPHGFVFGEQGIPQNEKGWYAGFVLKPRSRTQIRSFLDLFLVPQINRAVTPSPSGKEWGFRWQALAGKVGIGSPDLFCNFL
- the priA gene encoding primosomal protein N', which produces MAKDKKNITSLFANVVFPIPVDHAFSYEVPEDFRDIIRVGSRVLAPFGRRKLTGFVVELTSEIEFTEVKPIADVLDDTPIFSQEMLQLARWIAGYYLSSWGEVLEATLPKGINLESKRIVRLVGEWQVEQLKSLPDVSDNQRKILQALFNNGALSFQQLRRKIGSQNLSYNLTQLQKKGYISVQEIVSRAKTRERTMNFIQLAPDWLTSHNLDDEITGFMLKHSRQAEILKILRDFPEGLFQVDLLKQAQISLSGLKSLLRKGIITVSQREVFRDYYQHVQPETPESITLNKDQRRALDEIESHIQKGTFQTFLLFGVTGSGKTQVYMEAIAKVLSLGKTAIVLVPEISLTPQTVKRFKDFFGNDVAVLHSRMSSGERYDSWRRIQRGDFHIVIGPRSAVFAPLKNIGLIVVDEEQEATYKQYDMAPRYHARDVAIVRAKMNNALVILGSATPSVESFFNAEHKKYALLSLPGRVEDIPMPEVEIVDMSKEHQKRKHGEPTVFSSRLLEKIAEKLTLREQVILLQNRRGFSTYIVCQDCGYIEKCIHCDITLTYHREGNKLMCHYCNYQKAAPEVCPNCGGVNIRYSGVGTQRVEDELNYFFPKARIVRMDMDTTGKKGAHDQILRDFSRGLYDILLGTQMVAKGLDFPRVTLVGVISADTTLLIPDYRASERTFQLLTQVAGRAGRKDKQGEVIIQTYAPKNHSILFAQKHDYLRFYVSEINQRKELLYPPFGKLIEVEFRGPDEKAVSGYASRFVSLLNVRSDFYQVLGPSPAPLAKIQGNYRYHIILKNDRKRDATGKKLREEVKAAFSSFKKRYRPKDVKITIDVDPIDLW